In Theobroma cacao cultivar B97-61/B2 chromosome 7, Criollo_cocoa_genome_V2, whole genome shotgun sequence, the genomic window TTCAATCACCAACAAATACCGAATATGTTTGATTGATCGATCTACACCCTTTTTTATTAGTACATCTGTGAAATGATTTAGCTTCTTTGAATGTTTGTACAGAAGCCTTTTTGATGAATAATTAACATGGGAAAATTGATGAAAGTCCATCCTCCCAAGTTTTTATGTAGTCAATTTCAAATTACATGCCAAGGATTTGTTTCATTGCAAATTTTGTTACTCTCATATCGTCCCATAAACAGTTTATCTatgaaaatttacaaaatttgattttttcatCAGATTGTTATATAAAAGAGAATATGATATTTGAAATTTGTAGCTTCAggttaaaaataagaaaaggatGGGCTTTGCGTGGATTGCATGTATGAGTATCTTACATTTAGCCCATGTGTAATGCATTGATAGGAAGATAGAAAACGGCTTGAAAGAAACCCTAACCTTTGAAAAAGGTTTCGAACTGTCAATTATGCAGTGCCGCCAATGTTGCCCAAACCCTGATTTCTTCTTCCTGTCTCTTTCAATAGTCATATGTACTTTTCCTAttgattaaagaaattttgaaaatcaaatgcataaataattaatgttttaatcAAGGTACAATGTTAGAGAAAAGTTTGcatatctttttttaaaatatatatatatttattactaTATCAAAGACTGaatgtaatattttaataacttTTCACGTATACCGttaatcattcaatttcaCTTGTACttgagaaaatgaaggaaTTTGACTTTTTCCTatcaatttacaaattttatggaaaaaaaaaaaaaggaaaagggcTACAGGAAGAAATTAGGTCGGCAAGGCATGAGAAACGTGCTTAATGAAGGCAGAAGCTCATGCTGGCTGATGTTTCCTTTTCTCATGTGGGGTTCTTATGTTTGTGGATAGCAATGGGCAAATCATTGTCAACCGGAAGCTAGCACTTTCTGGACAGGAGAGAAAAACAACGGTGGTGATTGCCTAATGGTAAGGGAAATATTATATCAGAAATGTCACCCAAATCCATCATTATCATAGGACAAAGCTAATCTATCATCtgtaacttataaaaaaaatgaactgaTCATTTCTATACTACTTTTGTACGAATTTTAACTTATAATCATTCAATTTCACTTGTAGTTAcagtttttatggaaaaaaaaaaagaaaaagggctACAGGAATAAATTTGGTTAAATTAAACGTGCTTAATGAAGGCATAAGCTCATGCTGCCTGATGTTTCCTTTTCTCATGTGGGATTCTTATGTTTATGGATAGCAATGGGCAAATCATTGTCAACCGGAAGCTAGCACTTTCTGGACAGGAGAGAAAAAGCCCCTtacatttctttatttctacCAACCAATCAAAATTGGGACTTAAACAAGAACAATTTCGACCTCGTGCATATATACGAAAGGAATTTATTGCATTTGGCATATATTATAccaaaatatataagaaaGAGAATATTTTCACACCACATGTTTAGGCTTCCCATGCAACCTTAGCTCTTTATAAATACCAATGTAAGAAATCCTCTTGAAGCATCAAACAGCACTCAACCAGCAGCAGCCCTTTACAACagtttctttaaaaatatctattgAAGTTTCAGCAGCAACTCTTTCTGCTCCTACCCAACATGCTGAACTGCCTGAAATCAGTCGTCGTTCGGCAGGTTATCATCCCACCATCTGGGGTGACCATTTTCTCTCATATGCCTCGAACTCTTTGGTAAGCTATAGTTGCATGTTTGAACAtggaaaatattaatttgCATTGCTGAACTGATATctcattattttctttgtctaGGAAAATGATGGTGATGACAACAACAAGCAAGAGCATCAGAAGCTGAATAATGAATTGAGGAAGATGCTAATGGCTGATCAGGTTGATAAACCATTggaaaaattaaagttgattGATGCAATCCAACGCCTAGGGTTTTCCTATCATTTCGAAAAAGTGATTGACCTAGTGCTGCAGCAAATGCACTCGTCCCACGACGATTGTGATATTGGGGTCAATGATGAGGACCTTTATACCATTTCTCTCAAATTTCGTCTGCTTCGACAAAATGGTTATAAAATGTCAAGTGGTATGTGATACTTGCCATTCTATGTTTACGAATGaaaattgattatttgagATCCAATTGAGGCTTAGTTCAACTTTCTGTggtcattaaaaaaaatagagttttaaaaatttataccgtaaatgatttgattttgtttaatttgcaTGGGGCAAGAAGAATTTTGAGCTCATATCGAACATGTTATTGCAGTCCAAACCTCAGTTTTGCATCACAGgcaaaatatgaaatttaattagtttgaGTGTAGTGAATTTGGTTAATTCTATCTTAAGAAAGGTCATAAGATTGAGAAAATGTCATTTACTGGCTAAAACCATCTAATATGTTTATGCGTGGTGAAAGCAGATGCCTTCAACAAATTCAGGGACAGTGAAGGGAAGTTCAAGGAATGTCTTATCAATGATGTTCAAGGAATGTTAAGCTTGTATGAGGCCACGCATTTGAGGGTGCATGGGGAAGACATTCTGGATCAAGCACTTGCTTTCACTACTACTCACCTTGAGACCATGGCTACCTGCTTGAACTCTTCTCTTGCAGCACAAATTAGTCAAGCTTTAAGGCAACCAATCAGAAAAGGCTTGACAAGGATTGAGGCCAGGCACTACATCCCTGTCTATGAAGAAGACCCCTCCCATAGTGAAGCTGTATTAACCTTTGCGAAGTTAGATTTCAATATGTTGCAAAGGTTGCACCAGGAAGAAGTTAGTGAAATTGCAAAGTAAGCtccaaaaactaaaacaatTTCAAGTCCCCCTTCCTTTGTGTCTAGTTAGTGATTGCTAAAACTAATTTGCCCCCGTTATTGGGATTTTCCTCTATTGTTTGATTGCATTTATCTAAGTAAGCGCTCTTCAATTATGGTATTCAGGTGGTGGAAAGACTTGGATTTTTCAAGGAAGCTGCCTTTTATCAGAGACAGAGTGATAGAGTGATACTTTTGGGCATTGGGAGTGTACTTTGAGCCTGAATATAGGTTGGCCAGAAGAATATTAACCAAAGTCATTGCCATGACTTCTGTTATTGATGATATCTATGATGTGTATGGCACACTTGAAGAACTTGCTCTCTTTACAAGTGCAGTTGAGAGGTTTGATTTCTTTTGCAGAATTCCTCATGCCTACACTTCATAATTTCAGTTAATTGATTCTTTTTCGATACCATGGATTAAGTTAAAGTTTTTTCCACCATAATTTTTAGGTGGGATATATCTGAAAAAGATCACCTACCGGAGTACATGCAAATCTGTTATCAGGCACTCCTAGATGTTTGCAAAGAAACTGAAGAAACAATGACAGAAGAAGGAAAATTATACCGCCTTGACTATGCCATAGAAGCTGTAAGCTTATCTGATGTTTACTCTACATGTTTCAATTTTAGATTGCAATgaataactttttcttttgattccATTTGTTAAAAGTGATTTTCCTTCGTTGCTCAGATGAAAAATCAAGTTAGAGCTTACTTTCGCGAAGCTGAATGGTTCCATAACCACCACGTACCGACCATGGAGGAGTACATGGCAGTTGCATTAGTTACCTCTTCCTATGCAATGCTTGCAACCACTTCTTTTGTAGGAATGGGAGATGTTGCAACCAAAGAAGTTTTCGAATCGTTGTTTAGTGACCCCAAGATGGTTACTGCCTCTTCCATTGTCTGTAGACTCATGGATGACATTGTGTCCCACAAGGTTCGAAACTTCACTGTTTCAAATGCAATAACAAGCAGCTTtctatttttcatctttttcttataCAGATTTTTGATCTTGATGATTTTGCTGAAACAGTTTGAGCAAAAGAGGGGACACGTAGCATCAGCCATTGAATGCTACACGAAGCAGCATGGTGCTacagaagaagaagctgtCAAGGAATTTCGCAAACAAATTGCTGATGCATGGAAAGATATAAATGAAGAATGCTTGTATCCAACAACAGTCCCCATGCCACTCCTCACTCGGATTCTCAACCTTGCACGCGTAATCGATGTAGTTTACAAGACTGAAGATGGCTATACTCATGCAGGAGTGATGCTCAAGGACTTTGTAGCTTCTCTGCTCATTGATCCTGTGCCTATATGAGCATTTTGTCTTTTCATACACTACAACTTAATTATcaataaactaattaagttgattaagtTAATTAAGATGTTTTATGGTCCTCGAGTTGTGGTTGTAATGAAATGTCCTGGGTGGGTGTGTTTGGAGCATAGGCCATGGATACAAGGTCACCGTTATGTCAAAGCCTTGGAAGAACATCAATCAAATCTTCCTCTACTTGTTCAATTTCTTGCTTTGCTTTCTCCCCGttccttctttctttgtgCTCATCAATAATCTTAtctgcttctttttcttcgtctcaaaaatcatatattgATTAAGACAAATTAAATGCAAAATCATAACTTTATAATTGAAGTAGTGTTTGCTAGGGATAAGTTTCATGGACCATGTGTCCAAATTTAGTCATTTCTCAATGGCTTGATTGATTTCATTTTTGCCTTATGAAATTAACTGTAATtagttttaattgaaattattaatatttatacgctcaattataataaaatattttttgtttagagaaaataaatcattttcctttaattagTCCATTCAATAATTATCAAGACCTTTCATACATGCATGGTATGTGCGTTAACCAGTCTTAATACTACTTTTTAATGCCTTTTCATATGCATTTCATTGTGGCAAATCTCAGGTGCAATGCATTTGcaaagatgaaattgaagttGGATGTTTATGAAGAGAATATTGAAGGAAGTAAAATCATATATAAGTTCATACCATCCACATCCACAGAAATAATgttgctttttgtttttggtggTCCAGTGGAAGTGCCGTGGTTGGCTCCTCCATGAACTAAAACGGATGACAATAAAGATTCCCATGAACAAAAGATTTTCAATGCTGATTTTCATTTTGGGATGACTAAGTTTTCTTATCTAGGCAAAGAAGTAGGGATGTGACGAATGTCCTTCTTCAGGAATTGACAATTACTGCAATAGCTTGACTTAACTAAGGAGGCGTCTCTTTCCCATCTAAACATCTACCAGCACCATATTTTATAATGTGTGGATACCAGGTTCTGAGCATGGTGCAAAGCTAAATCTACCATTGAAATTGTGCGGTTTCATCCCAATTTGGATCAGGAAAGCTAAGAAAATATTGAAGGAAGTAAAatatttactaaaattaaaaaccaaCCTTGCAAATAGGAAagcagctttttcttttttgtgaaaagtagttgttttattattcatcCAATAGCTAGTATGCCAACCCAAAGTCTTAAACTATGTAAGTCAAAGACTGTTAGTAACATAAAAACTCTAGCTTTGGTTGTTTTGAGTCTTGGTACATTTGCATCGTATCTTTAGCTACTCAAAAAGCAATTGGCAGCATaaacacaaaaacaaaactccTAAATAGTTATCAGTTCATCTGCACTATCAACGCAGACCTCACTTTTACACATTCCTAATTAGTTAGAAGTCTTTAGAGACAACATCAGACCCTGTACTCAAAAATAAGACCGGTCTCTTCTCAT contains:
- the LOC18593703 gene encoding LOW QUALITY PROTEIN: (-)-germacrene D synthase (The sequence of the model RefSeq protein was modified relative to this genomic sequence to represent the inferred CDS: substituted 1 base at 1 genomic stop codon), whose protein sequence is MLSDRDSEIPLGNVRAHFCSRIYSSCPQSFQSVKRTDREEILLKHQTALNQQQPFTTVSLKISIEVSAATLSAPTQHAELPEISRRSAGYHPTIWGDHFLSYASNSLENDGDDNNKQEHQKLNNELRKMLMADQVDKPLEKLKLIDAIQRLGFSYHFEKVIDLVLQQMHSSHDDCDIGVNDEDLYTISLKFRLLRQNGYKMSSDAFNKFRDSEGKFKECLINDVQGMLSLYEATHLRVHGEDILDQALAFTTTHLETMATCLNSSLAAQISQALRQPIRKGLTRIEARHYIPVYEEDPSHSEAVLTFAKLDFNMLQRLHQEEVSEIAKWWKDLDFSRKLPFIRDRVIEXYFWALGVYFEPEYRLARRILTKVIAMTSVIDDIYDVYGTLEELALFTSAVERWDISEKDHLPEYMQICYQALLDVCKETEETMTEEGKLYRLDYAIEAMKNQVRAYFREAEWFHNHHVPTMEEYMAVALVTSSYAMLATTSFVGMGDVATKEVFESLFSDPKMVTASSIVCRLMDDIVSHKFEQKRGHVASAIECYTKQHGATEEEAVKEFRKQIADAWKDINEECLYPTTVPMPLLTRILNLARVIDVVYKTEDGYTHAGVMLKDFVASLLIDPVPI